The DNA window TCAAGGCCCTAAAGGCACTCATGCCAGTCTTATTGTTCCTCTGGAAGAGGACTCAAAATCAAAAAAAGAGTAATCAAATCAATTTGTAATTTCCACGCCACAAGTAAACAAACGTTATTTGTGGCGTATTATTATCCAATAGCCATATCATTTTTTCTCTGGTTAAGAATCTAAAATAAGCGATAAGCCTCGACAACATCTCACCTCTTCTGTTCTTATCAACTCTAATATGTCAATTGCCTATCCACGATAGATATAAATGAGTCAGATGTAAATAAATTGGATATAAATGAAATAGATGTAAGAATCGGGAGAGTTTTATCATTAAATGTCAGTAACCATTGATTGATCTCCCTAAAGTCAGAAATTTCTATACAATTCAGAAAAATATTTTTCTATTTAGTATAAAAATCATTTCATTTTATTTAATGATTTCAATCTTATCATAGAGTAAAAAACGCATTGAATTTCAGTAGTTTTCCCTTTATTCTACTTGTTATTACAGTGTAAATTTATTGTTGTCATTATTTTTTGGTTTTTATGACCAGCTAAAGGTATACCCGATAGATTACCTGCTGCGACCATAAGTATGAATGCAGCTAATAATGAAGCTCGTAAGATAAAGGGTATAAAAACAGATAAAAAACCTTTATTATAATAAGGATTGTGACATGTATTCAGGATTACTAATTATCCTCCTTCCATTGAGTCTGGGTTACCTGATCCGTCTAAATAGTAAAATGATACTTATCAAAGTTCACCAGCTGCTCAATGTCATGGTTTATCTCATCCTCGTTTTTATGGGCATCAGCCTTGCTATGCTGGAAAATCTGGGCAGTAACTTACTCTCTATCTTGCTATATGCGATGACATTTTTTCTGTGCATCTTTACAACTAACTTACTGGCACTTTTCCTGTTGGATACAAGAAAACCGTGGACTATCGCAGAGTATAAGCAAGAAAGCCCTCCTTCCCGCCTGCATATGGCGTTTGATTCCATTAAATTATGCGGTGCTCTAATATTGGGTTTTTTATTTGGTTTGACGGAATGGTCATGGTTTCATTTTGCCAGCAAAGCCAGTGAAATCACTTTAATTTTTCTACTTTTTCTTGTCGGGATTCAGCTACGCAATAACGGTATGACCCTGAAACAGACCCTGATTAATCGCCGTGGAACCATTGTTGCTATCGTTGTTGCAGTCAGTTCTCTTTTAGGTGGTATGCTGGCTGCTTTTCTGCTAGGGCTACCGACCAAAACAGGCCTTGCCGTTGCGTCTGGCTATGGCTGGTATTCTCTTTCCGGCATTTTACTCTCTGATGCCTATGGGCCAGTATTAGGCAGTACCGCTTTTTTCAATGACTTGGCTCGTGAACTGGCATCAATCATGCTCATCCCTATGCTAATCAATCGATACCGTTCTACGGCATTGGGTTTAACCGGAGCTACATCAATAGATTTCACATTACCAATATTACAACGCTGTGGTGGTCTGAATATCGTACCCGCTGCTATCGTTCATGGTTTCATTTTGAGTTTAATGACACCTATATTTATTGCATTTTTTACCCAGTAGATTTAGCTCATGTTTTTGGTATAAAAAATTCGCAATATCACTTAACAGCATAATATTTAACCAGAAAAACCATATTAGAGAACAAAAAAACCAGACAAAACATCAGCAGAATGATTAGTTAACTTATTAAATTGACTAAAATAACATTCTTATGCAGATGTTATTGCATAGTTATTCTTTTGAGATTAATATCCCATCAATCAGTTAACTATTCATATTTTTCACATGAGAATTCAATTAAAAAACATTGATTGCTTCTATGGAACTAATCAGGCTCTGTTTGATATCAATTTCGAATGTACATCAGGAGAAACCGTAGTATTACTAGGGCCTAGTGGCGCAGGCAAAAGTTCCTTACTACGAGTCTTGAATTTGCTGGAGATGCCACGTTCTGGTCAGTTAAGTGTGGCACAGCATCAATTTGACTTTAAACAACCCCCTGGTGAAAAAGAAATCCGTGCCCTACGGCAGAAAGTAGGTATGGTTTTCCAACAATACAATTTGTGGCCACATCTGACCGTAATGGATAACCTGACTGAAGCTCCCCGTCGGGTATTAGGGTTACCGGGACAACAAGCACAGGAAAAAGCGGTAAAATTACTCTCCCGTCTTCGTCTGGAAGAATTTTCCAATCGTTTTCCATTACATTTGTCAGGCGGACAACAGCAACGTGTCGCCATTGCACGAGCGCTGATGATGGAACCCCAAGTTCTGCTGTTTGATGAACCTACTGCTGCACTTGATCCAGAAATCACATCTCAAGTCGTTGACATAATAAAAGAGTTGGCAGAAACCGGGATCACACAAATTATCGTGACACATGAAGTAGAGCTTGCCCGTAAAACAGCAAGTCAGTTCATCTATATGGAGAAAGGGCGAATTATAGAAAAAGGTGATGCAAGCCATTTTTTGAAGCCTCACACAGAAGCTTTTGCTAATTATTTATCACACTAAACCTACCATATTAATTCAGCCAGGCAGATAACTCGTTAACAAATAAATACCAATAACATTCATCAACCACATGCTCATGAATTACAGGACATGGCTATGAAAAAATTATTACTTGCAGCCTTACTAAGTTCAATAACACTATCCGCGACCGCAGCAGAAAAACAAACACTCCGTTTTGCCACTGAAGCAACCTATCCTCCCTTTGAGTTTATTGATGCAAATAATAAAATCCAGGGATTCGATGTGGATTTAGCAAACGCTATGTGTAAAAAAATTCATGCCGAATGCACCTTCACCAACCAGGCATTCGATAGTCTCATTCCCAGCCTGAAATTCCGCCGTGTTGATGTATTGATAGCAGGTATCGATATTACGCCTGACAGACAGAAACAAGTTGATTTCACTGATACTTATTATGACAACTCGGCCATATTTGTCACTGTCAAAGGTAAATATTCCCAAGTTGCTGATCTTAAAGGCAAACAAATAGGTACTCAAAACGGCACAACACATCAAAAATACCTCATGGAACAGCATAAGGAGCTAAACAGCGTTCCTTATGACAGCTATCAAAATGCGATCCTTGATCTGAAAAATGGGCGTATTGATGCAATATTCGGTGATACCGCCGTTGTTAATGTGTGGCTAAAAAAGAATAAAGAACTGGGTACTATTGGCAAAAAAGTTACTGATAAAAATTACTTCGGCACAGGTTTAGGCATAGCTGTTCGTAAAGGCAATACCGTTTTATTGAACAAACTGAACCAGGCTCTGGCTGAAATTAAGCAGGATGGCACTTATGACACTATCTACAAGAAATGGTTTGAACAATAATTAGCTGAATCTCTATGAATGAACTTCAATCTTTAATCAGTGCCGCCGGTATAACCGTCGGCCTTGCTGTTGTGTCTCTTGTAACAGGTCTGATTCTGGCAATGCTTTTTGCTACCTGGGAATCTTCCCGTTGGAAACCCTTCGCATTTCT is part of the Xenorhabdus cabanillasii genome and encodes:
- the artP gene encoding arginine ABC transporter ATP-binding protein ArtP produces the protein MRIQLKNIDCFYGTNQALFDINFECTSGETVVLLGPSGAGKSSLLRVLNLLEMPRSGQLSVAQHQFDFKQPPGEKEIRALRQKVGMVFQQYNLWPHLTVMDNLTEAPRRVLGLPGQQAQEKAVKLLSRLRLEEFSNRFPLHLSGGQQQRVAIARALMMEPQVLLFDEPTAALDPEITSQVVDIIKELAETGITQIIVTHEVELARKTASQFIYMEKGRIIEKGDASHFLKPHTEAFANYLSH
- a CDS encoding lysine exporter LysO family protein, which gives rise to MYSGLLIILLPLSLGYLIRLNSKMILIKVHQLLNVMVYLILVFMGISLAMLENLGSNLLSILLYAMTFFLCIFTTNLLALFLLDTRKPWTIAEYKQESPPSRLHMAFDSIKLCGALILGFLFGLTEWSWFHFASKASEITLIFLLFLVGIQLRNNGMTLKQTLINRRGTIVAIVVAVSSLLGGMLAAFLLGLPTKTGLAVASGYGWYSLSGILLSDAYGPVLGSTAFFNDLARELASIMLIPMLINRYRSTALGLTGATSIDFTLPILQRCGGLNIVPAAIVHGFILSLMTPIFIAFFTQ
- the artJ gene encoding arginine ABC transporter substrate-binding protein; protein product: MKKLLLAALLSSITLSATAAEKQTLRFATEATYPPFEFIDANNKIQGFDVDLANAMCKKIHAECTFTNQAFDSLIPSLKFRRVDVLIAGIDITPDRQKQVDFTDTYYDNSAIFVTVKGKYSQVADLKGKQIGTQNGTTHQKYLMEQHKELNSVPYDSYQNAILDLKNGRIDAIFGDTAVVNVWLKKNKELGTIGKKVTDKNYFGTGLGIAVRKGNTVLLNKLNQALAEIKQDGTYDTIYKKWFEQ